In a genomic window of Arthrobacter woluwensis:
- a CDS encoding DUF5361 domain-containing protein, with amino-acid sequence MSEIKITDDTTTIPEGVKKPQDRKPRVNKDGTKTVTVHGQEYTIAADALDDFELLDDLDSLDEGEVQRLPRILRRLLGKESFKRRSNRLGTPRRGGSPWKLAVNWSRTSSRNWPQTPNARRSPSGVRRAVAGRLLAILRLRLTRTGRVPGFHLWEVADFAEHLPDDSATKRALGQGWTLLEQLTALIADRLAVLAWQKTADGRRANAHPSPFRAQGSRTRPPRRSRANP; translated from the coding sequence ATGTCTGAAATCAAGATCACCGACGACACCACCACCATCCCGGAAGGTGTCAAGAAGCCCCAGGATCGCAAGCCCAGGGTCAACAAGGACGGCACAAAGACCGTCACTGTGCATGGTCAGGAGTACACCATCGCGGCCGACGCACTCGATGACTTCGAACTTCTCGACGACCTGGACTCCCTCGATGAGGGTGAGGTGCAGCGGCTCCCCCGGATCCTGCGCCGGCTGCTTGGCAAGGAGTCATTCAAACGGCGCTCGAATCGGTTAGGGACCCCGAGACGGGGCGGGTCTCCGTGGAAGCTGGCAGTGAACTGGTCCAGGACCTCATCAAGGAACTGGCCCCAAACTCCTAACGCTCGCCGCTCTCCTTCGGGAGTTCGGCGGGCAGTTGCGGGCCGACTTCTTGCGATACTACGGCTCCGTCTCACCCGCACCGGCAGGGTTCCCGGCTTCCACCTCTGGGAGGTTGCCGATTTCGCTGAACATCTCCCTGACGATTCGGCGACCAAGCGGGCGCTCGGACAAGGCTGGACGCTTCTCGAACAACTTACTGCCTTGATAGCAGACCGCTTGGCAGTCCTGGCATGGCAGAAGACCGCTGACGGCAGAAGGGCAAACGCCCACCCAAGCCCATTCCGCGCCCAGGGTTCGAGGACAAGACCACCACGACGTTCAAGGGCAAACCCATGA
- a CDS encoding phage tail protein, protein MDVRAGIAAQQGLVNGLSGNLKAVDAAIKKVTDRMTSQVKKNLGIHSPSRVFRYEVGRQVPAGLALGVRDGTGWCPVLWIPWCRSPAPSLPSPTGQPPTCPLLEVTDGGPMGGPP, encoded by the coding sequence ATGGATGTACGGGCGGGGATCGCCGCGCAGCAGGGTCTTGTGAACGGGCTGTCCGGGAACCTCAAGGCCGTGGATGCGGCGATCAAGAAGGTCACCGACCGGATGACCTCGCAGGTGAAGAAGAACCTCGGGATCCACTCACCGTCGCGGGTGTTCCGGTATGAGGTCGGGCGGCAGGTCCCTGCTGGCCTGGCGCTTGGTGTCCGGGACGGTACGGGCTGGTGTCCCGTGCTGTGGATTCCCTGGTGCAGATCCCCAGCGCCGTCGCTTCCCAGCCCTACCGGCCAGCCTCCTACGTGCCCGCTCCTGGAAGTCACGGACGGTGGGCCGATGGGCGGACCCCCGTGA